One region of Rhodophyticola sp. CCM32 genomic DNA includes:
- the ftsA gene encoding cell division protein FtsA, whose product MSMLYQSQRAMRAKRQEAMRRGMMAILDIGSHKIACLVLRFDSTDDFRPADGVGAMAGQSSFRVIGAATTRSRGVKFGEIETMQETERAIRTAVQGAQKMAAARVDHVIVSFAGARPRSYGLTGEVSLQTGTVSECDVARVLAACDVPDFGEDREVMHAQPVNFALDHRTGLSDPRGHVGNRLSTDMHLLTIDARAIEHMLYCVKRCDLELAGIASSPYVAGVASLVEDEQELGAACIDMGGGSTGLSIFIKKHMIYADTVRMGGDHVTSDISQALQIPMNDAERLKTRFGGVVATGMDDRERIELEANTGDWHHDRRTISRAELIGVMRPRVEEILEEVRVRLDAAGFDHLPSQRIVLTGGGSQVPGLDALASKILGNQVRLGRPLRVQGLPQSACGPAFSACVGLSLFAAYPQDEWWDFEVPADRYPARSLKRAVKWFRDNW is encoded by the coding sequence ATGAGTATGCTGTACCAATCACAGCGGGCGATGCGGGCCAAGCGGCAGGAAGCCATGCGCCGGGGGATGATGGCGATCCTTGATATCGGCAGCCACAAGATTGCCTGTCTGGTGCTGCGCTTTGACAGCACCGATGATTTCCGACCTGCCGACGGGGTGGGGGCGATGGCCGGGCAAAGCTCGTTCCGGGTGATCGGCGCGGCCACAACCCGGTCGCGCGGGGTGAAGTTCGGCGAGATCGAAACCATGCAGGAAACCGAGCGCGCCATTCGCACCGCCGTGCAGGGGGCGCAGAAAATGGCCGCCGCGCGGGTCGATCATGTGATCGTCAGCTTTGCCGGCGCGCGGCCCCGGTCTTACGGGCTGACCGGGGAGGTCAGTTTGCAGACCGGCACCGTTTCCGAATGCGATGTGGCCCGGGTTCTGGCGGCCTGTGACGTGCCCGATTTCGGCGAAGACCGCGAGGTGATGCATGCGCAGCCGGTGAATTTCGCGCTGGATCATCGCACCGGGCTCAGCGACCCGCGTGGTCATGTGGGCAACCGGCTGTCAACCGACATGCATCTTCTGACCATCGACGCCCGGGCGATCGAACATATGCTCTATTGCGTGAAACGCTGCGATCTGGAACTGGCCGGGATCGCATCGTCCCCCTATGTGGCCGGGGTGGCCAGCCTGGTCGAGGATGAACAGGAACTGGGCGCGGCCTGTATAGATATGGGCGGCGGGTCCACCGGCCTGTCGATCTTCATCAAGAAACACATGATTTACGCCGATACCGTGCGCATGGGCGGGGATCATGTGACCTCGGACATCTCTCAGGCGTTGCAGATCCCGATGAATGATGCCGAGCGGCTGAAAACCCGCTTTGGCGGCGTGGTGGCCACCGGCATGGATGACCGGGAGCGGATCGAGCTGGAGGCCAATACCGGCGACTGGCACCATGACCGGCGCACAATCTCGCGGGCAGAGCTGATCGGCGTGATGCGGCCCCGGGTCGAGGAAATTCTGGAAGAGGTGCGCGTGCGGCTGGACGCGGCGGGGTTTGACCATCTGCCAAGCCAGCGGATCGTTCTGACCGGCGGTGGCAGCCAGGTGCCGGGGCTGGATGCGCTGGCCTCGAAGATTCTGGGCAATCAGGTGCGGCTTGGGCGGCCCCTGCGGGTGCAGGGCCTGCCGCAATCGGCCTGTGGCCCTGCCTTCTCGGCCTGTGTCGGCCTGTCACTGTTCGCGGCCTACCCGCAGGATGAATGGTGGGACTTTGAAGTTCCGGCCGATCGCTACCCCGCGCGCTCTCTGAAACGGGCGGTAAAATGGTTCCGCGACAATTGGTGA